The genomic DNA ATGAATGTTGTATGCTCTATGTGTAACAGCGTTAACAATTCCTTCTTGCCATGCAAAAATAGGGTATTCGGGAACAGAATGAAACTTCCCCGTTGGACGATCTAATGCAGTAAATTCGCGAAGCTGACTCTGTACAATTAATTTAACTTTTTCAATCAATGTTGGAATTGGATCATCAAATGTTTCTTGTTTTATTATATTCATTCTGGTACCTGTTTCAGCACTTTTACCTTCATACCTTATAAATCTAACCTTTGCACCTGGTATAAATGCTGTAGGATATTTACAAAACATTAATACCCCTGCAACAGTGTACTTAAATCCTTCAGGAGTTCTTTTAGCAAAGCCCCTTGCAAAAAGTAACCTGTTTAAATCTTCTCCATTAAAGTTTACAACACTCTTATATTCATTTATCAGATCAATATCTAAATCATCAAAAGTACAATCTTCAATGATAGAATCCTCATATAATCTTGTTCCTTTATCATATTCTAAATTTGTTCTTTGCTCATGATTTAATTTTATTGTCTCATCACCAACCCTTAGGTAGGCAGTATCAGATGTTGTTGTATGTAGCTGATTCACACTAGATTCTATTTCAATAATTAATAATCTATCCTCATTACCATTTTCCTTAACAACATTTAGAAATTGATGTTGAATCTTTATGGAAGGAATACATTTATCGAAGGCACATTGGATAAAATCATTAATTTTTTGATTACCTTGTGCATCTATCCCTTCAATTTTCCTATTATCAATTCCAATTGCAATTGTGCCACCATCAGCATTAGCAAATCCAACAATCGCTTCAGAAAGTTTCGTCAATGGTATCCTTGCTGATTTTCTGTCAAAATATTGGCCTTCCGGCATTGTTAATAATTCTTCAACAGAGTACACATAATTACCCCCTTCCACAACTGTATCGTTTATTTACTCATTTTGGTCAAAATTCAGTATATACATACACTTATCTAAATTATATGCGATTTCCTTCTTTTAAATCAAATATTTAATTTTATCACATGTACTAATTTTTCAAAAGAAAATTTCACTTTCAATACAAACGATTCTATACACAGAAATATCAATGTCCTATTCATTTCTCCTTTTTTTTATCTCTCGATATAATGTAGCCTTTGATACCCCCGTCATTTCTTCAATTTCCTTAACTGTATACTGCTTTATATTATATAACTTTAAAGCTTTTTCTACTTGCTTGTTGTCCTTCTTTGGTCGACCACCTTTGCGTCCTCTCAGTCTTGCACTCTCTAGCCCTGCTCTCGTCCGCTCTGATATTAAATCCCGTTCCATTTCAGCTAGCACAGCCAACATTTTAAACATCGCCTTACCGACTGCTGTAGTCGTATCTATGCTATCTTTAATACTTACTAACTCGATTTCTCTCTCTTCTAATTTTTCAGATAATTCAATCAACTTCTTTGTAGACCTTCCTAAACGATCTAGCTTGTACACTACAAGTATGTCTCCCTTTCTAGCATAATGAAGCAACATTTGTAACTCTGGTCTTTCATCCTTCATTCCACTCAACTTTTCTTGGTAAATCATCTTACAACCGACTTCTTTAAGGGCATCTAATTGAAGGTCAAGAGATTGATCATTAGTCGAAACACGAGCATAGCCTATCAACATATCTATCACCATCCAGTAACTAATATACTTATATTGTATCAAAAACGATCGTTAAGGTTAATAAAGGTACATTGTTTTTGATACGATTTTTGATACTCATATTTAGCTATAATTATATATTTTCTATGATATTTTCAACTGGTATCATAAACATTCGTTTTTGATACACAAAGAGACTAAGTGATTTAACAAACATTATTTTTTATTCAAAGTGCGGGAACGTGTGTGCTCATACACTATTCATCATAAGGATCAATCAAAAAGGTGATAAAAGCCCCCCACATTTTCCTTTTGTTTTAATCCGTGGATGATAAGAATTTATTACTATAACCTCTAATAGGAAACTAATGATACTCCTTTTACGAATATCTACTCATAAAAAGAACAGGATACGTTACCCTGTTCTACATAAAAAACTATTTCTACCCACATTCTTACTATAAATAGTCATTATCCCTATTCTTTCTGTTCTTCTTGATATATAGTAACGGTTTCATCTATTTTTTCTAACGCCTTATTAAAATAAGCTAAACCTTCTATATAATAGTTAAAATTTTTATTTTGTAGAAAAAGCTTCGTTTTATTTTTAAATTTTATTAACTCTTGTATACTGAAAAAAAAACGCATCCCGAGTTTTTGAATATTTTATAGTACCCGATAAATCATTCATATTATTTTCAATACATGTGTAAATATCTTCAACCTTTATAAGTCCTTCTTCCAATTTTTTTAGGTCTATTGTTTGTTTATCTAAATTGTTAGATTCAGCAACTTTCTCTTTTACTTCCTTAAATAATGGTACAGACATATTTAGTCCCTTTACCTTATCAAAATATTATTAGGCTTCTTCAAGAAATTAACGTGAATGAGCAGAGGAAATATTCAAGTTCATTGAAAAACTAATAGAGTAGAAAAAATTATAATTCTTCATTCTTAAAATGGAATATTAATTTACAAATCGCACGGCAATTTACACTGAAAAACTTCTCAATTGACAGGATTTTCAGTGAAATCACACGTAATATATTTTTAACATGAGTAGAAACACTGTATACAAAACCCTTCCTAAATACACTTTCCAAATTCAACAATATATGAAAAGTCCTCAGTCATTAAGAGGACTTTTTCGTTTGAATAATAATTAATGTTTATACGTGAAGTTATGTTAATTAAGGGGATAATCCTACTTTTCACAAGTGGCATATTTTTAATGAATGTACGTGGCTATTTCATTATTTTCTTATGTTTTGATTAATTATATTTATAAAATTGTACTTTTATTCAATATTATGTTCCAAAGTGTTATAGTCAATTGTTAAATTAGATAGTTGATTCAATTGGGAAATATCTGTTTCTTCAATCCATTTTTTTCTAACATAAAAGGTTGAGCCATATATTTCTTTAGCTTTTGCTTCACCTATGAAGTTATTAATGGCATTAAAGCCAATTACTGATTCAACCCTATTTAGCTTTTGTTGTGATAACCACCCATAAGAGACACTCATATTTTCTAATTCTGATTCAATGAATGAAATTGCATTCATTGTACTTTCAGTGATTCTCTTGAAAAATTTAACTGTTAAAACATTTATTACTTTTCTATCTTGGCATAAATTTTGTATAGTCTTGATTGACGGATTAATCTCCATTCTTAATAAACCTTCCGCTCTTCTAATAATATCTTCTGTTTGTTTTGTCACCTTACATTCTTTCTGTTTATCATAAAACATAATTCTACTACTTTTATTTTTATAAATTACCGTTTCACTTTGATTAATGCAGTATGTACTTTTATAAGGTAGCTTCTTCTTCCCTAAGCATTTTATGTAATCGTTTACTTTATTTCCTACGTTAAAGTTCCAACAAACGTCAACTCTTAATACAGTCCATTTTGACCTTTCTACAATAATTCCCAGTAATTCCTTTATCCTCTGTTCAAGTTTTTCCCAAAACATATTTATGTCATTTTTATTAATTACACTTACATTTTCTCCATATAAAAATTTTGGAATAGATAGCTGAATAATTAAGTTTTTAGTATTGGAATAATAAACTATGTATGGAATATCTTCTTGTCCAAACATATATCGGTCATTCAATGCACCTGTTTCCCTATCGTAATATGTTGTTATTTTTACATTTTCTATAGTTTCAAATAAATCTTTTTCAATATGTATATTATCCAACTTCATTTTTACTGTATCAAACATATTAAAAATCTCCTTTCTATAATTCAATAATAATTTCTGTATGTTATAAGAAACACATGCTACTTATGCTACTTCAATTTCTCTCATTGACTCTTCTTTTGGTTCACTTTTTACTGAATCATTTTTAGGAATACAATCTAAAACTATCATTGAAAGCTTATCTAAAAACAATTCAAACTGCTGTTCTTTTATTTTATTCATATTACATCCCTCCTCTTTCAAGTAGCTTAGAAATGTATTGTAGCATTTAAGTAGCATATTGTCAACTTTATATGCTACTAACAATTGACTTAATGCTACTTTAATGCTACAATAAAAATAAATAACACAAAGGGAGTGTAAAAATTGAATAAATCAAGTTTTGGAGAAGAATTAAAGACCTTAAGAAAACGTGTGGGCATGCCATCTAAGGTATTATCACAAAAGGTAGGAAAAGCTGTTACATACGTCTCACAATTAGAAAGAGAATTAATAAAAAATCCATCTTATACAACTTGTCTACAAATATTATTAGAGCTTGGTCTTATCAAGGAAGATGCTGAAAAAATGCTCAGTTATTATGGGATACAGTCAAAAGAGGAAAAACAGGCTGAATTGGAATTGGCAGTAAAACTGGATGAAGAACTGTCATGGAAAATTAACTCTGGATATTACAGTAAGAAATTAGAACAAATTGAAAGAAAAAGGCACTTATTTTTACAATTGATTGATAAGCAATTAGAGACACTTGGACTCTTTGACAACTCAAAAGCAGACATTATTCTTAATAACCTTATTGAGCTACTGAAAAGTGAAGAAAAAGCTGAATTACTTTTTGAGTTTTTCGGAAATGATTTTTCAAAATTGGATTATGAAGAAGTACAATTAATAATTTTAAAAGCAAATAAAGAATACAAAAAAACAATGGCAGAAAAATTCATTAATTCTTTAAAGGAGGAGTAATACATATGAAAACAAAAGTAGCATTATATGTACGAGTTTCTACGGAAGACCAAGCTGAAAACGGTTATTCCATTGAAGCACAACTTAATACTTTAAGAAATCATTGTGAAATGTTAGGGAAAACAATCGTTGAAGAATATATTGATAAAGGTATTAGTGGGAAATCAATTGATGGAAGAAATGGACTAAAAAGACTATTAGAGGCAACCACAAAGGGGAAATTTAACGAAGTTATTGTTTGGAAAATATCACGATTAGCACGAAATACAATTGACTTATTAAAGATTGTTGAAGAATTACATAAAAATAATGTTATATTTCGCTCTTATAGCGAAAGTTTTGAAACAGAAACCCCAATGGGGAAATTTGCTTTACAAATGATGGGGGCAGTTGCCGAGCTTGAAAGAAACACAATTGTAGACAATGTAAAATTAGGGATGACCCAAAGAGCCAAAGAGGGAAAGTGGAATGGGGGCAGTATGCTAGGCTACGCTTCTAAAGATAAAGAGTTGATAATTGTTGAAGATGAAGCAAACCTTGTTAGATATATCTTTGATTTATATATTAGTGGCAAAGGTTATAAGGCAATTGCAAATAAATTAAATCACGAGGGCTACAAAACAAAACGCAATAAGGAATTTTCAATAAACTCTGTAAGAACAATTATTACTAACCCCTGTTACGCTGGATTTATCCGATTTAATCAAGTTGAAAATTGGAACGAAAAGAGAAGAAAAGGAACAAATAAAACTCCTGTCATTGTTAAAGGTGAACATAAA from Bacillus basilensis includes the following:
- a CDS encoding ATP-binding protein; the protein is MYSVEELLTMPEGQYFDRKSARIPLTKLSEAIVGFANADGGTIAIGIDNRKIEGIDAQGNQKINDFIQCAFDKCIPSIKIQHQFLNVVKENGNEDRLLIIEIESSVNQLHTTTSDTAYLRVGDETIKLNHEQRTNLEYDKGTRLYEDSIIEDCTFDDLDIDLINEYKSVVNFNGEDLNRLLFARGFAKRTPEGFKYTVAGVLMFCKYPTAFIPGAKVRFIRYEGKSAETGTRMNIIKQETFDDPIPTLIEKVKLIVQSQLREFTALDRPTGKFHSVPEYPIFAWQEGIVNAVTHRAYNIHGDDIKIIMYDDRLEIISPGKLPNIVSVKNIKEVRYSRNPKIARALTEIGWVRELGEGVKRIFEEMNMFFLEDPLFIETQQSVKLVLKNNIVMRRIRRHERIDSNISGKWDELGHAEKTALEIIYNKGKVKTMELAESLNITRQPAKKVLDSLVDKGFLRRVSTSVNDPNQYYEMLSDD
- a CDS encoding recombinase family protein, which encodes MLIGYARVSTNDQSLDLQLDALKEVGCKMIYQEKLSGMKDERPELQMLLHYARKGDILVVYKLDRLGRSTKKLIELSEKLEEREIELVSIKDSIDTTTAVGKAMFKMLAVLAEMERDLISERTRAGLESARLRGRKGGRPKKDNKQVEKALKLYNIKQYTVKEIEEMTGVSKATLYREIKKRRNE
- a CDS encoding helix-turn-helix domain-containing protein produces the protein MNKSSFGEELKTLRKRVGMPSKVLSQKVGKAVTYVSQLERELIKNPSYTTCLQILLELGLIKEDAEKMLSYYGIQSKEEKQAELELAVKLDEELSWKINSGYYSKKLEQIERKRHLFLQLIDKQLETLGLFDNSKADIILNNLIELLKSEEKAELLFEFFGNDFSKLDYEEVQLIILKANKEYKKTMAEKFINSLKEE